In Ovis canadensis isolate MfBH-ARS-UI-01 breed Bighorn chromosome 3, ARS-UI_OviCan_v2, whole genome shotgun sequence, one DNA window encodes the following:
- the RESF1 gene encoding retroelement silencing factor 1 isoform X1: protein MNWNAKPDSLSFPPQYPKKQASFLEQGLSTTSQSSFHTGSNQEPCLFLSNSHPVSQPLLNIRNQKTPPQIPISDLHSGTIVTSQTSVERITYANVKGPKQLSHDLQISSGVTQDVWLNSPMGSSTLSHTGATVSHQTGFGTNIPNVHALQNQFLTSDTYSMQVHVIPSNSGRVPISYQGNPRRNLPLSEQQVDWAPQQASSGLTYQDYHSGPLPKQYSYSSRSFSQEPTLQKQNPMSSVSFQVKNSQSPNPALTFKSKQIAAVPSYQYTVTQTDKRPPPPYDCRYASQSLQSTPRVVKQSSVEVPQSQEMHLPEMRKDFCRDFKQQWQNLNENFSMMGSSCNLKVNTSVNHSFNEPVRSSVTGAQALAQNNQERRVDSQNLTSNQVLDTSVTKEKLVRDIKTLVEIKKKFSDLARKIKINKSLLMAAGCIKTPNTSYSESAQNSGLSLKQTAKIQSGPQLTLVTPETVEDKPPTVMESAEETNRPHRVLSSNLQNRNFNQVSSVLLNSSCSEKLPIPEQVHDSEAVNPLKTSTAEVTQAPLNNTQLSSGNFVSVAQNVSTNSEITFLPHSTSSEEYISKYPNKNRLILSLLTSGGKTQKKLLKDSSECIQDSKLHNFEMNPNTENTGNQLKTMENVNPPRTCNINAKIADTSCFEYKSFNGVSSNSGSPFSMELLATCLSLWKKQPSEPTKEKQDNESKTNTPAIAVSKPAPICESSPFSPMGNSQNKIVNTSQETISSVVAQNYESSGTTTTKGIAVVSPLILSDVNTLSVKDTSEALPETAYPVIKEGSVCSLQNKLTENTAVLKINVNEPVTSTTGITIFPLIEDKQSQSTNTNSEGIPNTNQGKHNESEPDIQCPVSDQQASYISENSSSVGSDVLQIGSICSLVEGDTSYDSQIAEIFNLLPLQKAESQKPLPNHQIMNSRQQNEHFTESKDFVFKEDEFVQCTDASNKITDQSESLQPPALSPLKCVEAKSGILEESSLEHITENENMANDTCSSAAIQQDSYPQEADLSCSYTEQDPTTDESLHDKTSILYLHDQLSELLKEFPYGIEPVNMHESSVVQQMADQISEAQTCGKTDCDSKGSTDQIQITILNTDQMKELFPEQDDQPNEVDKLTEPQKEKPVTKEENQCDPQARRVEEHCASVPLDSEKDDIRCCALGWLSMVYEGVPQCQCNSIKKSTSEEKKQTNPCSPSEAKSYKQGERTSDRDVPVAFNSAPNNPPKIPLTCPVEKKHFPETKQSSNIKDKSKTESNSSLRTEQGLSSQLLSKGDKKLDSWQSHKRKRNLQFHEETFHSASKITKFSQESLQRKFMAQNLGPLKPKMSFLTSKKDLNMKNGSLVQSVSPEKRKLKSGGSKQSMEERKLDEGIVLDSEIKRKKHDKQEQNKNVGGGAFKFCNFSTPNERTWIKEKTVSNVKSSGSKDSSSKMNRVLSPKEYLSRQKHKEALKKNLLKNSDSQHMRPSKLSVQVESSGKSNERPNGSVQTCKESLSIGTGHGKSIKTHHSKESKTYISRNIKGTVGGKQSDKMWIDRTKLDKNLNNINNEGELSRMSSQTKDQRKLYLNRVAFKCTERERICLTKLDNSPRKFKEKRPEGKSKNLLPVKDTPEKLSMLEFKLCPDGVFKNTNTVEDRKDLQHTTRKEQAPVQVSGIKSTKEDWLKCVTEEKRMPEANQEIDDNVLANSRLSKRNCSADGFEILQNPVKDSKAMFETYKKLYMEKRSRSLGSSPLE, encoded by the exons ATGAATTGGAATGCAAAACCAGACagtctctccttcccaccccagtATCCTAAAAAACAAGCATCTTTTTTGGAGCAAGGACTTAGCACAACATCTCAAAGTTCTTTCCATACTGGAAGTAACCAAGAACCATGCCTATTTCTCAGTAATTCACATCCAGTTTCACAGCCACTGCTCAACATCAGGAATCAGAAGACTCCTCCACAAATCCCTATTTCTGATTTGCATAGTGGAACCATTGTGACTTCACAAACTTCAGTAGAAAGAATAACATATGCAAATGTTAAAGGACCCAAACAACTAAGTCATGATTTGCAGATTTCTTCAGGAGTTACACAAGATGTATGGTTGAACTCGCCAATGGGGAGTTCTACGCTTTCTCATACAGGGGCAACTGTATCTCATCAAACTGGTTTTGGAACGAATATACCCAATGTGCATGCACTACAGAATCAGTTTCTAACATCAGATACTTATTCTATGCAAGTACATGTGATCCCTTCTAATTCTGGAAGAGTTCCTATAAGTTACCAAGGAAACCCAAGACGAAACCTACCTTTGTCAGAGCAACAGGTTGATTGGGCACCTCAGCAAGCATCCAGTGGACTGACTTACCAGGATTACCACTCAGGACCACTTCCAAAGCAATACAGTTATTCATCACGAAGCTTTTCGCAGGAGCCTACTCTTCAGAAACAAAACCCTATGTCATCTGTATCATTCCAAGTTAAAAATAGTCAATCTCCAAATCCTGCACTGACATTTAAGTCAAAGCAGATTGCAGCTGTACCATCATATCAATATACAGTTACTCAAACTGACAAAAGACCTCCTCCTCCTTATGACTGTAGATATGCAAGCCAGTCTTTGCAGAGTACTCCACGTGTTGTTAAACAATCCTCTGTGGAAGTTCCTCAGAGTCAAGAAATGCACTTACCTGAAATGAGGAAAGACTTTTGTAGAGACTTTAAACAGCAGTGGCAAAACCTGAATGAAAATTTCAGTATGATGGGAAGTTCCTGTAACTTGAAAGTAAATACCAGTGTCAATCATTCTTTTAATGAACCTGTTAGATCATCTGTGACTGGTGCTCAGGCTCTTGCTCAAAATAATCAGGAGAGAAGAGTGGATTCTCAAAATCTAACTTCAAATCAAGTACTGGACACAAGTGTCACAAAAGAGAAGTTAGTGAGGGATATTAAAACATtagtagaaataaaaaagaagttttcAGATCTtgcaaggaaaattaaaattaataaaagtctCTTGATGGCAGCAGGCTGTATTAAAACACCTAATACCTCTTATAGTGAATCAGCTCAAAATTCTGGATTGTCTTTGAAACAAACTGCCAAAATCCAGTCTGGACCACAACTAACCCTAGTCACTCCAGAGACTGTGGAGGATAAACCACCAACAGTAATGGAATCTGCAGAAGAAACTAATAGACCACATCGTGTGTTGAGTTCCAACCTTCAGAACAGAAATTTTAACCAAGTCAGTTCTGTTTTACTGAATTCTTCCTGTTCAGAAAAGTTGCCAATACCAGAACAAGTCCATGATTCGGAAGCTGTGAATCCTTTAAAGACATCAACTGCTGAGGTAACTCAGGCACCATTAAATAACACCCAACTTTCATCAGGAAATTTCGTCAGCGTTGCACAAAATGTGTCAACAAATTCtgaaataacttttcttcctcatTCTACATCATCTGaggaatatatttcaaaatatccaaataaaaATAGGCTAATTCTCAGTTTACTTACTTCTGGAGGTAAAACTCAGAAGAAATTATTAAAAGATAGTAGTGAATGTATTCAAGATTCTAAACTGCATAATTTTGAAATGAATCCAAATACTGAAAACACTGGTAACCAACTGAAAACCATGGAAAATGTAAATCCTCCAAGGACTTGTAATATAAATGCCAAAATTGCAGACACTTCTTGCTTTGAGTATAAATCGTTTAATGGGGTGTCTTCTAACAGTGGCTCTCCCTTTTCCATGGAATTGCTAGCAACATGTCTGTCTTTGTGGAAAAAGCAACCTTCAGAACCTACCAAAGAAAAACAGGATAATGAGTCAAAAACAAACACACCAGCCATTGCAGTTTCAAAGCCTGCGCCCATCTGTGAGAGTAGTCCATTTTCACCTATGGGAAATTCTCAGAATAAGATAGTAAACACTTCACAAGAAACTATTTCATCAGTGGTAGCACAAAATTATGAGTCTTCAGGAACAACTACTACAAAAGGGATTGCTGTAGTATCACCCTTAATTCTTTCAGATGTCAATACATTGTCTGTGAAAGATACATCTGAAGCTTTACCTGAAACAGCATATCCAGTTATTAAAGAAGGCAGTGTTTGTAGCTTACAAAATAAATTGACAGAAAATACTGCTGTTTTGAAGATTAATGTTAATGAACCAGTAACAAGTACTACAGGCATCACGATTTTCCCACTAATTGAGGACAAGCAAAGTCAGTCAACTAATACTAATTCAGAAGGCATACCTAATACCAATCAAGGAAAGCACAATGAATCAGAACCAGATATCCAGTGTCCTGTGAGTGATCAGCAAGCCTCATATATTTCAGAGAACAGTAGTAGTGTGGGCAGTGATGTATTACAGATTGGCAGTATTTGTTCTCTTGTTGAAGGTGATACCTCTTATGATTCCCAAATAGCAGAGATATTCAACTTGCTCCCTTTGCAAAAAGCTGAGTCACAGAAACCTCTACCCAATCACCAAATAATGAATAGTAGACAACAAAATGAACATTTCACTGAAAGTAAAGACTTTGTCTTTAAAGAAGATGAATTTGTGCAGTGCACAGATGCTTCAAATAAAATAACAGATCAGTCAGAATCACTGCAACCTCCAGCACTGTCGCCTTTGAAATGTGTTGAAGCAAAGAGTGGAATTCTAGAGGAAAGCAGTTTGGAGCATAtcactgaaaatgaaaacatggcaAATGATACATGTTCATCAGCTGCTATTCAGCAGGATAGTTACCCTCAGGAAGCTGATTTGTCCTGCAGTTATACTGAACAGGATCCTACAACAGATGAAAGTCTCCATGATAAGACATCTATCTTATACCTACATGATCAGCTGTCAGAACTTTTAAAAGAGTTTCCCTATGGTATCGAACCTGTGAACATGCATGAAAGTTCTGTGGTTCAGCAGATGGCAGACCAAATCTCCGAAGCTCAAACTTGTGGTAAAACTGATTGTGACTCCAAAGGTTCAACAGACCAGATACAAATTACAATATTAAACACAGATCAGATGAAAGAATTGTTTCCTGAACAGGACGATCAGCCCAATGAGGTTGACAAATTGACAGAACCTCAGAAAGAAAAGCCTGTAACAAAGGAAGAGAACCAGTGTGACCCACAGGCACGCAGAGTTGAAGAACATTGTGCTTCTGTACCATTGGATTCAGAAAAAGATGATATCCGTTGCTGTGCTTTGGGGTGGCTCTCTATGGTTTATGAAGGAGTACCTCAATGCCAGTGTAATTCCATTAAGAAGTcaacttcagaagaaaaaaaacagacaaatccaTGTTCTCCTTCAGAGGCCAAGAGTTATAAACAAGGAGAGAGAACCTCTGACAGAGATGTTCCTGTTGCATTTAACAGTGCTCCAAATAATCCTCCAAAGATTCCTCTTACTTGTCCAGTTGAGAAAAAACATTTTCCTGAAACAAAGCAAAGCAGCAATATAAAAGACAAATCCAAAACAGAAAGTAACAGTTCACTAAGAACAGAGCAAGGATTATCCAGTCAACTTTTATCTAAAGGTGATAAAAAACTGGATTCTTGGCAGAGTCACAAAAGAAAGCGAAATCTGCAATTTCATGAGGAAACTTTTCATTCTGCTagtaaaattacaaaattttcTCAGGAGAGCCTGCAGAGGAAGTTCATGGCACAAAACTTAGGGCCACTAAAACCAAAGATGAGTTTTTTGACAAGCAAAAAAGATTTGAATATGAAGAATGGTTCTTTGGTACAGTCAGTATcaccagaaaagagaaaattgaaatcagGAGGTTCTAAACAATCtatggaagaaaggaaattagATGAAGGGATCGTACTTGATTCAGAGATAAAGAGGAAGAAACATGATAAACAAGAGCAGAATAAAAATGTAGGAGGTGGTGCATTTAAATTCTGTAATTTTTCAACCCCAAATGAAAGAACTTGGATTAAAGAAAAGACAGTATCAAATGTTAAATCCTCGGGCTCTAAGGATAGCTCATCTAAAATGAATAGAGTTCTGTCACCAAAGGAGTATTTATCAAGGCAGAAGCATAAGGAAGCATTGAAGAAAAACTTGCTGAAAAATAGTGATTCGCAGCATATGAGGCCCAGTAAACTTTCTGTGCAAGTGGAAAGTTCTGGGAAATCAAATGAGAGACCCAATGGCAGTGTACAGACCTGCAAGGAATCATTAAGTATTGGTACAGGCCATGGTAAAAGCATCAAAACCCATCATTCCAAAGAGTCTAAAACATATATTTCAAGGAATATTAAAGGAACAGTTGGGGGAAAGCAGTCTGATAAAATGTGGATTGATAGGACCAAGCTAGACAAAaacttaaataatataaataatgaagGTGAATTAAGCCGAATGTCTTCCCAAACAAAGGATCAAAGGAAGCTGTATCTGAACAGAGTTGCATTTAAATGCACTGAACGTGAGCGCATTTGTCTCACAAAATTAGACAATTCACCCAGGAAGTTTAAAGAAAAGAGACCAGAAGGTAAATCTAAGAACCTATTACCTGTGAAAGACACCCCAGAAAAACTAAGCATGCTGGAGTTTAAATTATGTCCAGATGGagtgtttaaaaatacaaacactgtTGAAGACCGGAAGGATCTGCAGCACACAACTAGGAAGGAGCAAGCCCCTGTGCAAG ttTCAGGAATAAAAAGTACAAAAGAAGACTGGTTAAAATGTGTGACTGAGGAGAAAAGGATGCCGGAAGCCAACCAAGAAATAG
- the RESF1 gene encoding retroelement silencing factor 1 isoform X2 has protein sequence MNWNAKPDSLSFPPQYPKKQASFLEQGLSTTSQSSFHTGSNQEPCLFLSNSHPVSQPLLNIRNQKTPPQIPISDLHSGTIVTSQTSVERITYANVKGPKQLSHDLQISSGVTQDVWLNSPMGSSTLSHTGATVSHQTGFGTNIPNVHALQNQFLTSDTYSMQVHVIPSNSGRVPISYQGNPRRNLPLSEQQVDWAPQQASSGLTYQDYHSGPLPKQYSYSSRSFSQEPTLQKQNPMSSVSFQVKNSQSPNPALTFKSKQIAAVPSYQYTVTQTDKRPPPPYDCRYASQSLQSTPRVVKQSSVEVPQSQEMHLPEMRKDFCRDFKQQWQNLNENFSMMGSSCNLKVNTSVNHSFNEPVRSSVTGAQALAQNNQERRVDSQNLTSNQVLDTSVTKEKLVRDIKTLVEIKKKFSDLARKIKINKSLLMAAGCIKTPNTSYSESAQNSGLSLKQTAKIQSGPQLTLVTPETVEDKPPTVMESAEETNRPHRVLSSNLQNRNFNQVSSVLLNSSCSEKLPIPEQVHDSEAVNPLKTSTAEVTQAPLNNTQLSSGNFVSVAQNVSTNSEITFLPHSTSSEEYISKYPNKNRLILSLLTSGGKTQKKLLKDSSECIQDSKLHNFEMNPNTENTGNQLKTMENVNPPRTCNINAKIADTSCFEYKSFNGVSSNSGSPFSMELLATCLSLWKKQPSEPTKEKQDNESKTNTPAIAVSKPAPICESSPFSPMGNSQNKIVNTSQETISSVVAQNYESSGTTTTKGIAVVSPLILSDVNTLSVKDTSEALPETAYPVIKEGSVCSLQNKLTENTAVLKINVNEPVTSTTGITIFPLIEDKQSQSTNTNSEGIPNTNQGKHNESEPDIQCPVSDQQASYISENSSSVGSDVLQIGSICSLVEGDTSYDSQIAEIFNLLPLQKAESQKPLPNHQIMNSRQQNEHFTESKDFVFKEDEFVQCTDASNKITDQSESLQPPALSPLKCVEAKSGILEESSLEHITENENMANDTCSSAAIQQDSYPQEADLSCSYTEQDPTTDESLHDKTSILYLHDQLSELLKEFPYGIEPVNMHESSVVQQMADQISEAQTCGKTDCDSKGSTDQIQITILNTDQMKELFPEQDDQPNEVDKLTEPQKEKPVTKEENQCDPQARRVEEHCASVPLDSEKDDIRCCALGWLSMVYEGVPQCQCNSIKKSTSEEKKQTNPCSPSEAKSYKQGERTSDRDVPVAFNSAPNNPPKIPLTCPVEKKHFPETKQSSNIKDKSKTESNSSLRTEQGLSSQLLSKGDKKLDSWQSHKRKRNLQFHEETFHSASKITKFSQESLQRKFMAQNLGPLKPKMSFLTSKKDLNMKNGSLVQSVSPEKRKLKSGGSKQSMEERKLDEGIVLDSEIKRKKHDKQEQNKNVGGGAFKFCNFSTPNERTWIKEKTVSNVKSSGSKDSSSKMNRVLSPKEYLSRQKHKEALKKNLLKNSDSQHMRPSKLSVQVESSGKSNERPNGSVQTCKESLSIGTGHGKSIKTHHSKESKTYISRNIKGTVGGKQSDKMWIDRTKLDKNLNNINNEGELSRMSSQTKDQRKLYLNRVAFKCTERERICLTKLDNSPRKFKEKRPEGKSKNLLPVKDTPEKLSMLEFKLCPDGVFKNTNTVEDRKDLQHTTRKEQAPVQDDNVLANSRLSKRNCSADGFEILQNPVKDSKAMFETYKKLYMEKRSRSLGSSPLE, from the coding sequence ATGAATTGGAATGCAAAACCAGACagtctctccttcccaccccagtATCCTAAAAAACAAGCATCTTTTTTGGAGCAAGGACTTAGCACAACATCTCAAAGTTCTTTCCATACTGGAAGTAACCAAGAACCATGCCTATTTCTCAGTAATTCACATCCAGTTTCACAGCCACTGCTCAACATCAGGAATCAGAAGACTCCTCCACAAATCCCTATTTCTGATTTGCATAGTGGAACCATTGTGACTTCACAAACTTCAGTAGAAAGAATAACATATGCAAATGTTAAAGGACCCAAACAACTAAGTCATGATTTGCAGATTTCTTCAGGAGTTACACAAGATGTATGGTTGAACTCGCCAATGGGGAGTTCTACGCTTTCTCATACAGGGGCAACTGTATCTCATCAAACTGGTTTTGGAACGAATATACCCAATGTGCATGCACTACAGAATCAGTTTCTAACATCAGATACTTATTCTATGCAAGTACATGTGATCCCTTCTAATTCTGGAAGAGTTCCTATAAGTTACCAAGGAAACCCAAGACGAAACCTACCTTTGTCAGAGCAACAGGTTGATTGGGCACCTCAGCAAGCATCCAGTGGACTGACTTACCAGGATTACCACTCAGGACCACTTCCAAAGCAATACAGTTATTCATCACGAAGCTTTTCGCAGGAGCCTACTCTTCAGAAACAAAACCCTATGTCATCTGTATCATTCCAAGTTAAAAATAGTCAATCTCCAAATCCTGCACTGACATTTAAGTCAAAGCAGATTGCAGCTGTACCATCATATCAATATACAGTTACTCAAACTGACAAAAGACCTCCTCCTCCTTATGACTGTAGATATGCAAGCCAGTCTTTGCAGAGTACTCCACGTGTTGTTAAACAATCCTCTGTGGAAGTTCCTCAGAGTCAAGAAATGCACTTACCTGAAATGAGGAAAGACTTTTGTAGAGACTTTAAACAGCAGTGGCAAAACCTGAATGAAAATTTCAGTATGATGGGAAGTTCCTGTAACTTGAAAGTAAATACCAGTGTCAATCATTCTTTTAATGAACCTGTTAGATCATCTGTGACTGGTGCTCAGGCTCTTGCTCAAAATAATCAGGAGAGAAGAGTGGATTCTCAAAATCTAACTTCAAATCAAGTACTGGACACAAGTGTCACAAAAGAGAAGTTAGTGAGGGATATTAAAACATtagtagaaataaaaaagaagttttcAGATCTtgcaaggaaaattaaaattaataaaagtctCTTGATGGCAGCAGGCTGTATTAAAACACCTAATACCTCTTATAGTGAATCAGCTCAAAATTCTGGATTGTCTTTGAAACAAACTGCCAAAATCCAGTCTGGACCACAACTAACCCTAGTCACTCCAGAGACTGTGGAGGATAAACCACCAACAGTAATGGAATCTGCAGAAGAAACTAATAGACCACATCGTGTGTTGAGTTCCAACCTTCAGAACAGAAATTTTAACCAAGTCAGTTCTGTTTTACTGAATTCTTCCTGTTCAGAAAAGTTGCCAATACCAGAACAAGTCCATGATTCGGAAGCTGTGAATCCTTTAAAGACATCAACTGCTGAGGTAACTCAGGCACCATTAAATAACACCCAACTTTCATCAGGAAATTTCGTCAGCGTTGCACAAAATGTGTCAACAAATTCtgaaataacttttcttcctcatTCTACATCATCTGaggaatatatttcaaaatatccaaataaaaATAGGCTAATTCTCAGTTTACTTACTTCTGGAGGTAAAACTCAGAAGAAATTATTAAAAGATAGTAGTGAATGTATTCAAGATTCTAAACTGCATAATTTTGAAATGAATCCAAATACTGAAAACACTGGTAACCAACTGAAAACCATGGAAAATGTAAATCCTCCAAGGACTTGTAATATAAATGCCAAAATTGCAGACACTTCTTGCTTTGAGTATAAATCGTTTAATGGGGTGTCTTCTAACAGTGGCTCTCCCTTTTCCATGGAATTGCTAGCAACATGTCTGTCTTTGTGGAAAAAGCAACCTTCAGAACCTACCAAAGAAAAACAGGATAATGAGTCAAAAACAAACACACCAGCCATTGCAGTTTCAAAGCCTGCGCCCATCTGTGAGAGTAGTCCATTTTCACCTATGGGAAATTCTCAGAATAAGATAGTAAACACTTCACAAGAAACTATTTCATCAGTGGTAGCACAAAATTATGAGTCTTCAGGAACAACTACTACAAAAGGGATTGCTGTAGTATCACCCTTAATTCTTTCAGATGTCAATACATTGTCTGTGAAAGATACATCTGAAGCTTTACCTGAAACAGCATATCCAGTTATTAAAGAAGGCAGTGTTTGTAGCTTACAAAATAAATTGACAGAAAATACTGCTGTTTTGAAGATTAATGTTAATGAACCAGTAACAAGTACTACAGGCATCACGATTTTCCCACTAATTGAGGACAAGCAAAGTCAGTCAACTAATACTAATTCAGAAGGCATACCTAATACCAATCAAGGAAAGCACAATGAATCAGAACCAGATATCCAGTGTCCTGTGAGTGATCAGCAAGCCTCATATATTTCAGAGAACAGTAGTAGTGTGGGCAGTGATGTATTACAGATTGGCAGTATTTGTTCTCTTGTTGAAGGTGATACCTCTTATGATTCCCAAATAGCAGAGATATTCAACTTGCTCCCTTTGCAAAAAGCTGAGTCACAGAAACCTCTACCCAATCACCAAATAATGAATAGTAGACAACAAAATGAACATTTCACTGAAAGTAAAGACTTTGTCTTTAAAGAAGATGAATTTGTGCAGTGCACAGATGCTTCAAATAAAATAACAGATCAGTCAGAATCACTGCAACCTCCAGCACTGTCGCCTTTGAAATGTGTTGAAGCAAAGAGTGGAATTCTAGAGGAAAGCAGTTTGGAGCATAtcactgaaaatgaaaacatggcaAATGATACATGTTCATCAGCTGCTATTCAGCAGGATAGTTACCCTCAGGAAGCTGATTTGTCCTGCAGTTATACTGAACAGGATCCTACAACAGATGAAAGTCTCCATGATAAGACATCTATCTTATACCTACATGATCAGCTGTCAGAACTTTTAAAAGAGTTTCCCTATGGTATCGAACCTGTGAACATGCATGAAAGTTCTGTGGTTCAGCAGATGGCAGACCAAATCTCCGAAGCTCAAACTTGTGGTAAAACTGATTGTGACTCCAAAGGTTCAACAGACCAGATACAAATTACAATATTAAACACAGATCAGATGAAAGAATTGTTTCCTGAACAGGACGATCAGCCCAATGAGGTTGACAAATTGACAGAACCTCAGAAAGAAAAGCCTGTAACAAAGGAAGAGAACCAGTGTGACCCACAGGCACGCAGAGTTGAAGAACATTGTGCTTCTGTACCATTGGATTCAGAAAAAGATGATATCCGTTGCTGTGCTTTGGGGTGGCTCTCTATGGTTTATGAAGGAGTACCTCAATGCCAGTGTAATTCCATTAAGAAGTcaacttcagaagaaaaaaaacagacaaatccaTGTTCTCCTTCAGAGGCCAAGAGTTATAAACAAGGAGAGAGAACCTCTGACAGAGATGTTCCTGTTGCATTTAACAGTGCTCCAAATAATCCTCCAAAGATTCCTCTTACTTGTCCAGTTGAGAAAAAACATTTTCCTGAAACAAAGCAAAGCAGCAATATAAAAGACAAATCCAAAACAGAAAGTAACAGTTCACTAAGAACAGAGCAAGGATTATCCAGTCAACTTTTATCTAAAGGTGATAAAAAACTGGATTCTTGGCAGAGTCACAAAAGAAAGCGAAATCTGCAATTTCATGAGGAAACTTTTCATTCTGCTagtaaaattacaaaattttcTCAGGAGAGCCTGCAGAGGAAGTTCATGGCACAAAACTTAGGGCCACTAAAACCAAAGATGAGTTTTTTGACAAGCAAAAAAGATTTGAATATGAAGAATGGTTCTTTGGTACAGTCAGTATcaccagaaaagagaaaattgaaatcagGAGGTTCTAAACAATCtatggaagaaaggaaattagATGAAGGGATCGTACTTGATTCAGAGATAAAGAGGAAGAAACATGATAAACAAGAGCAGAATAAAAATGTAGGAGGTGGTGCATTTAAATTCTGTAATTTTTCAACCCCAAATGAAAGAACTTGGATTAAAGAAAAGACAGTATCAAATGTTAAATCCTCGGGCTCTAAGGATAGCTCATCTAAAATGAATAGAGTTCTGTCACCAAAGGAGTATTTATCAAGGCAGAAGCATAAGGAAGCATTGAAGAAAAACTTGCTGAAAAATAGTGATTCGCAGCATATGAGGCCCAGTAAACTTTCTGTGCAAGTGGAAAGTTCTGGGAAATCAAATGAGAGACCCAATGGCAGTGTACAGACCTGCAAGGAATCATTAAGTATTGGTACAGGCCATGGTAAAAGCATCAAAACCCATCATTCCAAAGAGTCTAAAACATATATTTCAAGGAATATTAAAGGAACAGTTGGGGGAAAGCAGTCTGATAAAATGTGGATTGATAGGACCAAGCTAGACAAAaacttaaataatataaataatgaagGTGAATTAAGCCGAATGTCTTCCCAAACAAAGGATCAAAGGAAGCTGTATCTGAACAGAGTTGCATTTAAATGCACTGAACGTGAGCGCATTTGTCTCACAAAATTAGACAATTCACCCAGGAAGTTTAAAGAAAAGAGACCAGAAGGTAAATCTAAGAACCTATTACCTGTGAAAGACACCCCAGAAAAACTAAGCATGCTGGAGTTTAAATTATGTCCAGATGGagtgtttaaaaatacaaacactgtTGAAGACCGGAAGGATCTGCAGCACACAACTAGGAAGGAGCAAGCCCCTGTGCAAG